In a single window of the Micromonospora sp. WMMD1155 genome:
- a CDS encoding LacI family DNA-binding transcriptional regulator: MTTQRTRSLGRPTLDAVAARAGVGRGTVSRVVNGSPQVSPEARAAVQQAIAELGYVPNRAARALVTQRTDSVALVVSESGDRVFTEPFFASIVRGISSGLLETPMQLWLAMAQSPVERERVEHHLTNQHVDGVLLLSLHDSDPLPTLLEERGLPAVLGGRPARMLQPGAQPAWFVDVDNVGGARQAVEYLTGLGRRRIATIAGPQDMGAGLARLAGYTEAVQATGVGVNPDLIAYGDFSEGSGTACMARLLDVCPDLDAVFVASDLMAFGALRTLREAGRRVPEDVAVIGFDDATIALQSDPPLTTVFQPVEEMGRQMARLLVARIRGEELQAPHILLDTQLVHRASA, translated from the coding sequence ATGACAACGCAGCGCACCCGGTCGCTCGGGCGCCCGACCCTCGACGCGGTCGCGGCGCGTGCCGGCGTCGGCCGGGGCACGGTGTCCCGCGTCGTCAACGGCTCACCCCAGGTCAGCCCGGAGGCCCGGGCCGCGGTCCAGCAGGCCATCGCCGAGTTGGGGTACGTGCCGAACCGTGCCGCCCGTGCGCTCGTCACCCAGCGCACCGACTCGGTCGCGCTCGTGGTGTCCGAGTCCGGCGACCGGGTCTTCACCGAACCGTTCTTCGCCTCGATCGTGCGGGGCATCAGCTCCGGGCTGCTGGAGACCCCGATGCAGCTCTGGCTGGCCATGGCGCAGTCGCCGGTGGAGCGGGAACGGGTCGAGCACCACCTGACCAACCAGCACGTCGACGGCGTACTGCTGCTGTCGTTGCACGACTCCGACCCGCTGCCGACGTTGCTGGAGGAGCGTGGGTTGCCCGCCGTGCTCGGTGGTCGGCCGGCCCGGATGCTGCAACCGGGCGCACAACCGGCCTGGTTCGTCGACGTGGACAACGTTGGCGGGGCGCGGCAGGCGGTGGAGTACCTGACCGGGCTGGGACGTCGGCGCATCGCCACCATCGCCGGTCCGCAGGACATGGGCGCCGGCCTGGCCCGTCTGGCCGGCTACACCGAGGCGGTCCAGGCCACCGGGGTCGGGGTGAACCCCGACCTGATCGCGTACGGCGACTTCAGTGAGGGCAGCGGCACGGCCTGCATGGCCCGACTGTTGGACGTCTGCCCGGACCTGGACGCCGTCTTCGTCGCGTCCGACCTGATGGCGTTCGGCGCGCTGCGTACCCTGCGCGAGGCCGGTCGGCGCGTGCCCGAGGACGTCGCGGTGATCGGCTTCGACGACGCGACGATCGCCCTCCAGTCGGACCCGCCGCTGACCACCGTCTTCCAGCCGGTGGAGGAGATGGGCCGGCAGATGGCTCGCCTGCTGGTCGCCCGCATCCGTGGCGAGGAGCTGCAGGCCCCGCACATCCTCCTGGACACCCAACTGGTCCACCGCGCCTCCGCCTGA
- a CDS encoding glycoside hydrolase family 9 protein → MRHLTRPFSGQPGRSPAADQPWPRRLLAAGAAVLTGLSLVVTGPTSSPASAAPATYNYAEALQKSLLFYEAQQSGRLPDWNRVSWRGDSALTDGAGAGLDLTGGWYDAGDHVKFGFPMAFSATMLAWGAVEYRSGYASSGQLPHLLNNLRFVNDYFIKAHPSANVLYGQVGKGDDDHKWWGPAEVMPMARPAYKIDASCGGADLAGETAAAMAASSMVFRPTDATYADKLLTHARQLYTFADTVRKSYHECITDATSFYRSWSGWQDELVWAAIWLHRATGEAGYLAKAESEYDKLGTENQTTTRSYKWTIAWDNKQFGAYVLLANLTGKQKYVDDANRWLDYWTVGVNGQRVPYSPGGMAVLDSWGALRYAANTSFAALVYSDKTTDTTRKARYHDFAVRQINYALGDNPRNSSYVIGFGANPPKNPHHRTAHGSWWDSQTVPVETRHTLYGALVGGPSSPNDAYSDSRSDYVMNEVATDYNAGFTSALVRLTSEYGGTPLANFPVAETPDIDELTVETTVTQAEPRATGLKVMVYNKSAFPARALTDGRFRYYFRPDGTGPVQVTAGYTQGCPSPTTAKQYSGDIWYVEVDCTGHTIAPAGQSQHRMEVQFKIGVPEGGTWDPTNDPSYQATAGPNRKVPLYSGTTRVWGDELGPVVPDTTAPSVPGTPVASAVTSSGLTLTWAASTDTGGSSLAGYEITQSQTGSDAVLRTATTNTLAVTGLLPERTYQFTVRAVDGAGNRSASSAAVSVTTPAGPAPDTTAPSTPGTPVASAVTATGLTLSWAASTDNVGVTGYRVYREAGATDALVGSPTGSTVAVTGLTASTAYQFYVVAVDAAGNTSAASAPVAVTTAAPPVGGACSVGYATTDWNTGFTATVTITNTGTTAINGWTLRFSFTGGQTVSQGWSAAVSQSGTAVTATNLSYNGTLAPGASVSFGFNGTHAGTNPKPAAFTVNNAACAIA, encoded by the coding sequence ATGCGCCACCTGACCCGGCCGTTCAGCGGCCAGCCCGGCCGGTCACCGGCCGCCGACCAGCCCTGGCCGCGGCGGCTGCTGGCCGCCGGAGCGGCAGTGCTCACCGGTCTGTCCCTCGTGGTCACCGGGCCGACGTCGTCGCCCGCCTCGGCCGCGCCGGCCACCTACAACTACGCCGAGGCGTTGCAGAAGTCGCTGCTCTTCTACGAGGCGCAGCAGTCCGGTCGGTTGCCGGACTGGAACCGGGTCTCCTGGCGCGGCGACAGCGCCCTCACCGACGGTGCCGGGGCGGGCCTGGACCTCACCGGCGGCTGGTACGACGCCGGTGACCACGTCAAGTTCGGCTTCCCGATGGCGTTCAGCGCGACGATGCTCGCCTGGGGCGCGGTGGAGTACCGCAGCGGCTACGCCTCCTCGGGGCAGCTCCCGCACCTGCTCAACAACCTGCGCTTCGTCAACGACTACTTCATCAAGGCGCACCCGTCGGCGAACGTCCTCTACGGGCAGGTCGGCAAGGGCGACGACGACCACAAGTGGTGGGGCCCGGCCGAGGTGATGCCGATGGCGCGGCCCGCGTACAAGATCGATGCGAGCTGTGGCGGCGCGGACCTGGCCGGGGAGACGGCGGCGGCGATGGCCGCGTCCTCGATGGTGTTCCGGCCCACCGACGCGACCTACGCGGACAAGCTGCTCACCCACGCCCGGCAGCTCTACACGTTCGCCGACACGGTGCGGAAGTCGTACCACGAGTGCATCACCGACGCGACCAGCTTCTACCGGTCGTGGAGCGGCTGGCAGGACGAGCTGGTCTGGGCCGCGATCTGGCTGCACCGGGCCACCGGCGAGGCCGGCTACCTGGCCAAGGCCGAGAGCGAGTACGACAAGCTCGGCACCGAGAACCAGACCACCACCCGCTCCTACAAGTGGACGATCGCCTGGGACAACAAGCAGTTCGGCGCGTACGTGCTGCTGGCGAACCTGACCGGCAAGCAGAAGTACGTCGACGACGCCAACCGCTGGCTGGACTACTGGACCGTCGGTGTGAACGGGCAGCGGGTGCCGTACTCGCCCGGCGGGATGGCGGTGCTCGACTCCTGGGGCGCGCTGCGCTACGCCGCCAACACGTCGTTCGCGGCGCTGGTCTACAGCGACAAGACCACCGACACGACCCGCAAGGCGCGCTACCACGACTTCGCCGTCCGGCAGATCAACTACGCGCTCGGCGACAACCCGCGCAACTCCAGCTACGTGATCGGGTTCGGGGCGAACCCGCCGAAGAACCCGCACCACCGCACCGCGCACGGCTCCTGGTGGGACAGCCAGACCGTGCCCGTCGAGACCCGACACACCCTCTACGGAGCGTTGGTCGGCGGCCCGTCGTCGCCCAACGACGCGTACAGCGACAGCCGGTCGGACTACGTGATGAACGAGGTCGCCACCGACTACAACGCCGGATTCACGTCCGCGCTGGTCCGGCTGACCTCCGAGTACGGCGGCACGCCGCTGGCGAACTTCCCGGTCGCCGAGACGCCGGACATCGACGAGCTGACCGTGGAGACCACCGTGACGCAGGCCGAACCCCGGGCCACCGGGCTCAAGGTGATGGTCTACAACAAGTCGGCGTTCCCGGCCCGCGCGCTGACCGACGGCCGGTTCCGGTACTACTTCCGGCCCGACGGCACCGGCCCGGTGCAGGTGACCGCCGGCTACACCCAGGGCTGCCCGTCCCCGACCACGGCCAAGCAGTACAGCGGAGACATCTGGTACGTGGAGGTGGACTGCACCGGCCACACCATCGCCCCGGCCGGTCAGTCGCAGCACCGGATGGAGGTCCAGTTCAAGATCGGTGTGCCGGAGGGCGGCACCTGGGACCCGACGAACGACCCGTCGTACCAGGCCACCGCCGGGCCCAACCGCAAGGTGCCGCTCTACTCCGGCACCACCCGCGTCTGGGGCGACGAGCTCGGACCCGTCGTACCGGACACCACCGCACCGAGCGTGCCCGGCACGCCTGTCGCGTCCGCCGTCACGTCGAGCGGGCTCACGCTGACCTGGGCCGCGTCCACCGACACCGGCGGCAGCAGCCTGGCCGGCTACGAGATCACCCAATCGCAGACGGGCAGCGACGCGGTGCTGCGTACCGCCACCACCAACACGCTCGCGGTGACCGGGCTGCTGCCGGAGCGGACGTACCAGTTCACCGTGCGGGCCGTCGACGGCGCCGGCAACCGGTCGGCGTCGTCGGCCGCCGTCAGCGTCACCACGCCGGCCGGACCGGCGCCGGACACCACCGCGCCGAGCACCCCCGGCACGCCGGTCGCCTCGGCGGTCACCGCCACCGGGCTCACCCTGAGCTGGGCGGCGTCGACCGACAACGTGGGCGTCACCGGCTACCGGGTCTACCGCGAGGCCGGCGCCACCGACGCGCTGGTCGGCTCTCCGACCGGCAGCACGGTCGCGGTGACCGGGCTGACCGCGTCGACGGCGTACCAGTTCTACGTGGTGGCGGTGGACGCAGCCGGCAACACCTCCGCGGCGTCCGCGCCGGTCGCGGTGACCACCGCGGCCCCGCCGGTCGGTGGGGCCTGTTCGGTGGGGTACGCCACGACCGACTGGAACACCGGCTTCACCGCCACCGTCACGATCACCAACACCGGCACCACGGCGATCAACGGCTGGACCCTGCGGTTCAGCTTCACCGGCGGGCAGACCGTCAGTCAGGGCTGGTCGGCGGCGGTCAGCCAGAGCGGCACGGCGGTCACCGCGACGAACCTGTCCTACAACGGCACGCTCGCGCCCGGGGCGTCGGTGAGCTTCGGCTTCAACGGAACGCACGCCGGCACCAACCCGAAGCCGGCGGCCTTCACAGTGAACAACGCCGCCTGCGCCATCGCCTGA
- a CDS encoding amino acid-binding protein yields the protein MLLRVRVTLPDRPGTLGQVARTLGVSGADIVQVVVLERLGGRAVDDFTVVWPGAARVERLLAGLAAIPGVRVDGVWRAIGAPTTTGQDAELLAQVAANPADGLATLVDAVPGLLAADWAVAAVVPVDWASRTGGGGATVGHASWRTPVPLRLPEVTPLRGRSMTTPDGTHHAIAPFGRAGLVLVVAREHTETLCAAGFHSTEVDRLTQLVRASTVILGDRLDLVGAPPVVTGP from the coding sequence ATGTTGCTGCGAGTTCGGGTCACCCTGCCGGACCGTCCGGGCACGCTCGGCCAGGTCGCCCGCACGCTGGGCGTCTCCGGTGCGGACATCGTCCAGGTGGTGGTCCTCGAACGACTCGGCGGGCGGGCGGTGGACGACTTCACGGTGGTCTGGCCGGGCGCGGCCCGGGTGGAGCGGCTGCTGGCCGGTCTGGCGGCGATTCCCGGGGTACGGGTGGACGGCGTGTGGCGGGCGATCGGCGCGCCCACCACCACCGGGCAGGACGCGGAGTTGCTGGCCCAGGTCGCGGCCAACCCGGCCGACGGGCTCGCCACCCTCGTCGACGCGGTGCCGGGCCTGCTGGCGGCCGACTGGGCCGTCGCCGCGGTGGTGCCCGTCGACTGGGCCTCGCGCACCGGGGGCGGAGGGGCGACGGTGGGGCACGCGAGCTGGCGTACCCCCGTGCCGTTGCGGTTGCCGGAGGTGACCCCGCTGCGCGGCAGGTCGATGACCACGCCCGACGGCACCCACCACGCGATCGCGCCGTTCGGCCGGGCGGGCCTGGTGCTGGTCGTCGCCCGCGAACACACCGAGACGCTCTGCGCCGCCGGGTTCCACAGCACCGAGGTGGATCGGCTCACCCAGCTCGTCCGGGCCAGCACGGTGATCCTCGGCGACCGGCTCGACCTGGTCGGCGCGCCCCCGGTGGTCACCGGCCCCTGA
- a CDS encoding phosphotransferase family protein, whose product MSDPAVDSFRPEAVPNSPAGLALDHLGAYLAQHRPELAAGSLRAELIAGGKSNLTYLLHLGDREVVLRRPPLGHVLATAHDMAREFRVISALAPTGVPVPGALLLCTDPEVIGAPFYLMERMPGEVFRTRAQTDPLGDERRRALAMAMMDTLAALHGVEPSSVGLGDFGRPEGYLARQVRRWAGQLDRSRSRPLPGIDELRDLLAATAPEGANSGRIVHGDYRLDNLLASADPVTVHAVLDWEMATLGDPLADLGLLLTYWDVLGGSETSAGNPVADGLGPRAGFPTGGELIDRYAGRSDVDVGPLHWHVALGCFKLAVICEGIHYRHTLGQTLGEGFDRIGEMVAPLVAHGLTAARER is encoded by the coding sequence ATGAGCGATCCGGCCGTCGATTCGTTCCGGCCGGAGGCCGTTCCCAACTCCCCCGCCGGGCTGGCCCTGGACCACCTCGGCGCCTACCTGGCGCAGCACCGGCCGGAGCTGGCCGCCGGGTCGCTGCGAGCTGAGCTGATCGCGGGCGGCAAGTCCAACCTCACCTACCTGCTGCACCTCGGCGACCGCGAGGTCGTGCTGCGCCGTCCCCCGCTGGGGCACGTGCTGGCGACCGCGCACGACATGGCTCGCGAGTTCCGGGTCATCTCGGCGCTGGCCCCGACCGGCGTGCCGGTGCCGGGGGCGCTGCTGCTCTGCACCGACCCGGAGGTGATCGGCGCGCCGTTCTACCTGATGGAACGGATGCCCGGCGAGGTGTTCCGCACCCGCGCGCAGACCGACCCGCTGGGCGACGAGCGCCGCCGGGCCCTCGCCATGGCGATGATGGACACGCTCGCCGCGCTGCACGGCGTCGAGCCGTCCAGCGTCGGGCTCGGCGACTTCGGCCGCCCCGAGGGCTACCTGGCTCGGCAGGTCCGCCGCTGGGCCGGTCAGCTCGACCGCTCGCGCAGCCGCCCCCTGCCCGGCATCGACGAGCTGCGTGACCTGCTCGCGGCGACCGCCCCGGAGGGCGCGAACAGCGGCCGGATCGTGCACGGCGACTACCGGCTGGACAATCTCCTCGCCTCGGCCGACCCGGTGACCGTGCACGCGGTGCTCGACTGGGAGATGGCCACCCTCGGCGACCCCCTGGCCGACCTGGGGCTGCTGCTGACGTACTGGGACGTGCTGGGCGGCAGCGAGACCTCCGCGGGCAACCCGGTCGCCGACGGTCTCGGTCCGCGCGCCGGCTTCCCCACCGGCGGCGAGCTGATCGACAGGTACGCCGGGCGCAGCGACGTGGACGTCGGGCCACTGCACTGGCACGTGGCGCTGGGCTGCTTCAAGCTCGCCGTGATCTGCGAGGGCATCCACTACCGGCACACGCTCGGGCAGACGCTCGGCGAGGGCTTCGACCGGATCGGCGAGATGGTGGCACCGCTGGTCGCACACGGGCTGACCGCCGCCAGGGAGCGGTGA
- a CDS encoding acyl-CoA dehydrogenase family protein → MDFSYDSRTEELRDELTRFLTEHVYPAEAVHAEQVAAGDPWSRTPVLAELKAEARKRGLWNLFLPDPRYGAGLTNLQYAPLAELTGRSPHLAPEAVNCAAPDTGNMELLAEFGSEAQRQRWLMPLLEGEIRSAFCMTEPDVASSDATNIATRITRDGDEYVINGRKWWSSGAMDPRCEIFIVMGKTDPSADRHRQQSMVLVPRDTPGVTVRRGMTVFGYTDGSHGGHAEIDFTDVRVPAENLIGAEGTGFAIAQARLGPGRIHHCMRLIGMAERALELLCNRALGRVAFGRPLAEQGVVREWIAESRVRIEQARLLVLKTAWLMDTVGNKGAHTEIQAIKIGTPAMAEWVIDKAIQGYGGAGVSQDTPLAALWAQTRTLRLADGPDEVHRNSLAKRELRRWTS, encoded by the coding sequence ATGGACTTCTCATACGACAGCCGGACCGAGGAGCTACGCGACGAGCTGACCCGGTTCCTGACCGAGCACGTCTACCCGGCCGAGGCGGTGCACGCCGAGCAGGTGGCCGCTGGTGACCCGTGGTCGCGTACCCCGGTGTTGGCGGAGCTGAAGGCGGAGGCCCGCAAGCGCGGCCTGTGGAACCTGTTCCTCCCCGATCCGCGCTACGGCGCCGGCCTGACCAACCTCCAGTACGCTCCGCTCGCCGAGCTGACCGGGCGCAGCCCGCACCTGGCGCCGGAGGCGGTCAACTGCGCGGCACCGGACACCGGCAACATGGAACTGCTGGCCGAGTTCGGCTCGGAGGCGCAGCGACAGCGTTGGCTCATGCCCCTGCTGGAGGGCGAGATCCGTTCCGCGTTCTGCATGACGGAGCCGGACGTCGCATCCTCCGACGCCACCAACATCGCCACCCGGATCACCCGCGACGGCGACGAGTACGTGATCAACGGGCGCAAGTGGTGGTCGTCCGGAGCGATGGACCCACGCTGCGAGATCTTCATCGTGATGGGCAAGACCGACCCGTCGGCCGACCGGCACCGTCAGCAGAGCATGGTCCTGGTCCCCCGGGACACGCCCGGCGTGACAGTGCGCCGGGGAATGACCGTCTTCGGCTACACCGACGGCTCCCACGGCGGGCACGCCGAGATCGACTTCACCGACGTCCGGGTGCCGGCGGAGAACCTGATCGGCGCCGAGGGCACCGGCTTCGCCATCGCCCAGGCCCGGCTCGGTCCGGGCCGGATCCACCACTGCATGCGACTGATCGGAATGGCTGAGCGGGCATTGGAGCTGCTCTGCAACCGTGCGCTCGGGCGCGTCGCGTTCGGCCGACCCCTCGCCGAGCAGGGCGTCGTCCGGGAGTGGATCGCCGAGTCGCGGGTGCGCATCGAGCAGGCCCGGTTGCTGGTGCTCAAGACGGCCTGGCTGATGGACACCGTCGGCAACAAGGGCGCGCACACCGAGATCCAGGCCATCAAGATCGGTACCCCGGCGATGGCGGAGTGGGTCATCGACAAGGCCATCCAGGGGTACGGCGGCGCCGGCGTCAGCCAGGACACCCCACTGGCCGCCCTCTGGGCGCAGACCCGAACCCTGCGCCTGGCCGACGGCCCCGACGAGGTCCACCGCAACTCCCTGGCCAAACGCGAACTCCGCCGCTGGACCTCCTGA
- a CDS encoding GNAT family N-acetyltransferase: MTLWRIRATVDDRPGYLSVLTASLALRGVNILTVQVQPTEQGAVDDFLVDAPDTLDEAELVAAVERGRGRDCWVARSEARGLADQPTRVLGLANRLVRDPDATGEALRTLLGADSVSWRPASVGVDRGITGASMSLADPAGGSFALRRAAPAFTPAEYARAQALVELAATVARRAAEQVTLVLPDGVEVAVRPACADDLPGVRELHEACSPRSRHRRYLGGAALPRPDRLRRLLEPSRGVTLVAVATGPDGAGESVVAMANLLGEGDEAEVALLVRDDWQRRGLGTALLRRLAKHADEAGYAALVLHVQAENAPMLRTLRRSGRVGSTECDGALLTVTVPLATQRKGTLLTPGA; this comes from the coding sequence ATGACGTTGTGGCGGATCCGAGCGACGGTGGACGACCGGCCGGGTTACCTGTCGGTGCTCACGGCCAGCCTCGCGCTGCGCGGGGTCAACATCCTCACCGTGCAGGTGCAGCCCACCGAACAGGGCGCGGTGGACGACTTCCTGGTCGACGCACCGGACACCCTCGACGAGGCCGAGTTGGTCGCCGCCGTCGAGCGGGGTCGGGGTCGGGACTGCTGGGTGGCGCGCAGCGAGGCGCGCGGCCTGGCCGACCAGCCCACCCGGGTGCTCGGGCTGGCCAACCGGCTGGTGCGTGACCCGGACGCGACGGGTGAGGCGCTGCGGACGCTGCTCGGCGCCGACTCGGTCAGCTGGCGGCCGGCGTCCGTCGGCGTCGACCGGGGGATCACCGGAGCGAGCATGTCCCTTGCCGACCCGGCGGGCGGCTCGTTCGCGCTGCGCCGGGCCGCGCCCGCGTTCACCCCGGCGGAGTACGCCCGGGCGCAGGCCCTGGTCGAGTTGGCCGCCACCGTGGCTCGTCGGGCCGCCGAACAGGTCACACTGGTGCTGCCCGACGGTGTCGAGGTGGCCGTGCGACCGGCCTGCGCCGACGACCTGCCCGGCGTACGGGAGTTGCACGAGGCGTGCTCGCCGCGCAGCCGGCACCGCCGATACCTGGGTGGGGCGGCGCTGCCGCGACCGGACCGGCTGCGTCGGTTGTTGGAGCCGAGCCGAGGCGTGACCCTGGTCGCGGTCGCCACCGGGCCGGACGGTGCGGGCGAGTCGGTCGTCGCCATGGCGAACCTGCTCGGCGAGGGCGACGAGGCCGAGGTGGCGCTGCTGGTGCGCGACGACTGGCAGCGGCGTGGGCTGGGCACGGCGTTGCTGCGCCGGCTGGCCAAGCACGCCGACGAGGCCGGGTACGCGGCGCTGGTGCTGCACGTGCAGGCCGAGAACGCCCCGATGCTGCGTACGCTGCGCCGGTCGGGTCGGGTCGGCTCGACCGAATGTGACGGCGCGTTGCTCACCGTGACCGTCCCGCTCGCCACGCAGCGGAAGGGCACCCTGCTGACGCCGGGCGCGTAG
- a CDS encoding aldehyde dehydrogenase family protein: MALRLADGTAWSDILARAVAATPEAFGTEVDGVTTLHNLVEGAWRAVGRPAPVHTPVDNTVVVNLPRLDADTARAAVTHAAAAHREWARTPLAERQARVREALESLTAHRDLLAMLLVWEIGKPWRLACADVDRALDGVRWYVGEIDRMLADGRAPLTGPVSNIASWNYPMSVLVHAELVQLLAGNAVIAKTPSQGGAVCLTVAHALMRRAGLPATLVSGGGEELSEVLVRAPEIGAVAFVGGRSNGGKVAAALLDSDKRHFIEQEGLNAWGIWNFSQWDLLAAHLKKGFEYGKQRCTAYPRFVVQRDLVDEFLDMYLPVVRSVRFGHPLAVGDDWADGDPLPELDFGPLISAAKADELHRKVDEAVRGGAVPLHRGKLTGAPFLPGQDTSAYVAPSVLLAPPGRSRLMHAEPFGPVDTIVVVDTTDELLAAMNASNGALVASLACDDIEEAGKLAEDLQAFKVGINKPRSRGDRDEPFGGRGASWKGAFVGGDLLVQAVTVGGAGRLYGNFPDYSSYPAT, encoded by the coding sequence ATGGCACTACGACTCGCCGACGGCACCGCCTGGTCCGACATCCTGGCCCGCGCGGTGGCCGCCACCCCGGAGGCGTTCGGCACCGAAGTCGACGGCGTCACCACCCTGCACAACCTGGTCGAGGGCGCGTGGCGGGCGGTCGGCCGGCCCGCCCCGGTCCACACCCCGGTGGACAACACCGTCGTCGTCAACCTGCCCCGACTCGACGCCGACACCGCCCGCGCCGCGGTCACGCACGCCGCCGCCGCGCACCGGGAGTGGGCCCGGACCCCGCTCGCCGAGCGTCAGGCCCGCGTCCGCGAGGCACTGGAATCACTCACCGCCCACCGCGACCTGCTCGCCATGCTGCTGGTCTGGGAGATCGGCAAACCCTGGCGGCTGGCCTGCGCCGACGTGGACCGGGCGCTCGACGGCGTCCGCTGGTACGTGGGCGAGATCGACCGGATGCTCGCCGACGGCCGTGCGCCGCTGACCGGCCCGGTCAGCAACATCGCGTCGTGGAACTACCCGATGAGCGTCCTGGTCCACGCCGAACTGGTACAACTGCTGGCCGGGAACGCCGTCATCGCCAAGACCCCGTCCCAGGGCGGCGCGGTCTGTCTGACCGTCGCGCACGCGTTGATGCGCCGCGCCGGCCTGCCCGCCACCCTCGTCAGCGGCGGGGGCGAGGAACTGTCCGAGGTGCTGGTCCGGGCACCCGAGATCGGTGCCGTCGCCTTCGTCGGCGGCCGCTCCAACGGCGGCAAGGTCGCCGCCGCCCTGCTCGACAGCGACAAGCGGCACTTCATCGAGCAGGAGGGCCTCAACGCCTGGGGCATCTGGAACTTCTCCCAGTGGGACCTGCTCGCCGCGCACCTCAAGAAGGGCTTCGAGTACGGCAAGCAGCGCTGCACCGCGTACCCCCGGTTCGTGGTGCAGCGCGACCTGGTCGACGAGTTCCTCGACATGTACCTGCCGGTCGTCCGCTCGGTCCGTTTCGGTCACCCCCTCGCTGTCGGCGACGACTGGGCGGACGGCGACCCGCTGCCCGAACTGGACTTCGGGCCACTGATCAGCGCGGCAAAGGCCGACGAGCTGCACCGCAAGGTCGACGAGGCGGTACGCGGCGGCGCGGTGCCCCTGCACCGGGGCAAGCTCACCGGCGCGCCGTTCCTGCCCGGGCAGGACACCTCGGCGTACGTCGCGCCGTCGGTGCTGCTCGCCCCGCCCGGCCGGTCCCGGTTGATGCACGCCGAGCCGTTCGGGCCGGTCGACACGATCGTCGTGGTGGACACCACCGACGAGCTGCTGGCCGCGATGAACGCGTCCAACGGCGCGCTGGTGGCGTCGCTGGCCTGCGACGACATCGAGGAGGCCGGCAAGCTCGCCGAGGACCTCCAGGCGTTCAAGGTGGGCATCAACAAGCCACGGTCCCGGGGCGACCGGGACGAACCGTTCGGCGGTCGGGGCGCCTCCTGGAAGGGCGCGTTCGTCGGCGGGGACCTCCTCGTCCAGGCCGTCACCGTCGGCGGCGCCGGGCGGCTCTACGGCAACTTCCCCGACTACAGCAGCTACCCCGCGACCTGA